The genomic segment ACGACCAGCGCGCCGGCGGCCGCGCCCCCCGCGACAGTCGCGGCGACCGGGCGCACCCAGTTCCGCGGGTCGCGCAGCGCCCTGAGCTCGGCGTCGGAGATGTCGTCCGCCCAGCTCGTCAGCTCGTTGGCGGCCGAGTCGGCGATCGCCTGGAGGCGGCCCTGGACGCGGTCCATGAGCCGCGGCGGCGGGTCGATCGGCCGCAACGCGTCGGAGAGCAGCGCCTCGAGCGTCCCGCCGTTACTCATCGCCGGACCCGCGACTTTCCATCGAGGACTCGAGCTGCTTGATCGCGCGGTGGAGCAGCACCTTCGTCGCGCCGTCCGAGCGATCGAGGACGCGTGCGATCTCGTGGTTCGACATCCCGAGCGCGAAGCGCATGATCAGCGCCTCGCGGCGATCGTCGGGTAGCTGGGCGACCTTCTCGATCACCTCGCGCAGCTCCTCGCGTCCCTCCGCGACACGCACCGTCGGGTGCGGGTGCGACGGCGGCTCGACGGCGTCGAGCGCCGCCTCGGGGCGCCGCGCGCGGTCGCGGTGGTGGTTCGAGGCGAGGTTGTGGGCGATGCGGATCAACCACGGGCGCAGCGGCCTGCCGTCGGACTCGCGCCGCGCCCGCTCGAAATGGCGATAGGCCTGGAGGAACGCCTGCTCGGTCAGGTCCTCGGCGTCGTGATGGTCGCCGACCCGGTAGTAGGCGTAGGAGTAGACGTCGCGCAGGTGGTCGCGATAGAGCTGCTCGAACGCAGCGTCGAGCGTCGCCTTCGACTCGCGCGGAGCCTCGGCTCGTACCTCCTCCAGACCATCCGAGGGGGCCTCCCCCTCCCCGACTGCCACGAGGCCAGCCTAGTCCCGGTGCCTCTTTCTCGAAGGTCATGCCGCCCGGCGCTCGCGCTCCGCCCGTCGCAGCCCGGCGACCCACTCCTGAGGGTCGATCTCGCCGGCGATCAGGCTCGCCAGACCCTCGAGGCCCGGAGCGCTGACCCCCGCCCCCGCGACCGTCTCGGCGATCAGCGGCAACGAGTCGAGACCTT from the Thermoleophilia bacterium SCSIO 60948 genome contains:
- a CDS encoding RNA polymerase sigma factor; amino-acid sequence: MEEVRAEAPRESKATLDAAFEQLYRDHLRDVYSYAYYRVGDHHDAEDLTEQAFLQAYRHFERARRESDGRPLRPWLIRIAHNLASNHHRDRARRPEAALDAVEPPSHPHPTVRVAEGREELREVIEKVAQLPDDRREALIMRFALGMSNHEIARVLDRSDGATKVLLHRAIKQLESSMESRGSGDE